GATGTTCGAGGCTGGCGACTCCATACGCGGCATGGGAATCGATTTGGGCATTCCGATGGTGATGATGGTGGGATACCGTGGCTGGATGGGCGAGGGCGGCGAGATGACCGACTCCGCCGGCGTGTTCACCGAGCCGATCCTCAATGCGTGGGGCATCGACTACTACATGGTCGAGACCGACGATGACGTCGAACAGATCTCAGAAGCGTTCGATCACGCTGAGCGAGAACAGACGCTGGTAGCGTGCCTGCTCGGCGCCGAGTACGGCTAGGCAGGCAGGGCGCAGCGCTGCACCCGTAAAGGGGTCTTTACACGAACGGGCAACCTGAGAGTGCCAGACCGTACACCCTCTCTTCCAAAGCCGTCTGCAGAAGGCCCTAACTAAAGTTCGACTCCATGTCGAGCACCTTGTCGAGGCGTCGCTGGAAGCGGTCTGCTGGGTCGAACTCGGCTGACAGGAACGCCGTCGCCAGCTCCTTGGCAACTTCTATCCCGACTATCCGCGCTCCGAGGCACAGTACGTTCATGTCGTCGTGCTCGACGCCCTGGTGTGCCGAGTAGGTGTCGTGACACACGCTCGCGCGGATGCCCTTGACCTTGTTGGCGGCGACTGACGCGCCGACGCCGCTGCCGCAGATCATGATCCCGCGATGGGCTTCTGTGGAGACGACGGTCTCGGCGACTGCCTTGGTGAAGTCGGGGAAATCGTCGGCCGGATCGAGCTCGTGGGCGCCGACGTCGACTACCTCGTGACCGAGGGACTCAACGAACCCCTTCAACTCGTCCTTCAGAGCGTATCCGCCGTGGTCTGCTCCTATGGCGACGCGCATGATTGCCTCTCCCCGTGTGGTATCGTTGGCTGAAGTGTAGGAAGCCCAGCCGCAAAGCGTCAACCCGGTCGGTGGCTGGACATTTCGAATGTCACCCCATCAAGCGGGTACGTTCGTGGTGAGCCTGTCGAACCATGAACGGACGGCCCTTCGACAGGCTCAGGGCGAACGGCAAGATTGGCACTACGCGGGTAGTCAAAGGATCCTGGAGGCAGGCCCATGAAGATCACAGACGTAGAAGTCATCGTCCTGGAGCACAACTGGGGTCCGCCTGAGGAAGGGGTCAATCGGGAGTGGCCGCTGATGCTCGTTCACACGGACGAGGGTATCAGCGGACTCGGCAGGGGCGGCGATCCAGCCATAGTGAGAAACGAGCTCGCGCCGCTGCTGATCGGGCAGGACCCGCGCCGGACCGCCATGCTGTGGCAGAAGATGTACGACCACGCGTGGAGGTTCCGCGGACCAGATAGGGCGGCCTTCACATCGATTGGAGCGCTCGACATCGCTCTCTGGGACATCGTCGGCAAGGCCTCCGGTCAGCCGGTATGGAGACTGCTGGGAGGGTACACAGACCGCGTCGAGGTGTACGCGGACGGCATCGGGTACGTTGACGAAGACCCGGAGACCGTCGCTGGACTCGTGAAGAAGCACGCGGACGAGGGCTACTCGCACGTCAAGTTCCACCTGAGCGGCTACGACGACGATGTCGCACTGGAGAAGGTGCGACTCGCGCGGGAGGCCGTCGGGCCGGACGTGCGCATCATGCTCGACGCTCACCGGATGTGGCACGGCACGGTAGCGGCTGAGATGGCTCGGAAGTTCGAGCCGTACAAACTGTACTGGATCGAGGAGCCTGTGCGCGGAGACGACGAGCCGCGCTTCTACAGCATGGTGCGGGAGGCGACGAGTGCGATGGTCGCAGGCGGCGAAGGCGACGGCACTCTCGGGGGAGCCCGCCGACTCATCACAGAGGGCGGTCTGCAGCTACTGCAGACGGACATCATCATCGGCGGCGGCTACACCGGTCTGCTGCGGTTCGCCGCGCTGGCCCATGCACACCACGTCCCTATCGCGCCACACGGAGCGCAGTACCCGGATCTGAGCAGCCACCTCGTCGCCGCAGTCCCCAACGGACTCATCATCCCTGCCTGCCCTGACGTCGAGCCATACGAGATCTGGTCGAAGCTGTACAGTCCACGGCTGGAGATCAACACCGGCGTGATTGAGATGTCAGACAGGCCGGGCCTGGGGCTGGACCTCGACTGGGACTTTGTGGATGGGCATCGCAAAGAATCCTAAACAACTCCCTGCGTCCCCTCCAGGGCAATCGCATCTATTGGGCAAGCGCGGCATCGAAAATCCCCTCTCCCTCAGGGAGAGAGCTAGAGCCTGCCCCGGACTTGATCCGGGGGTGAGGGTGAAATGTTCACCTACCAAACTGGTACAGCATCGACATTTATCCTGGCCTTCGACAAGCAACATGGAGAACAATAACCCGGATGGCTGACATGACCTTCCAAGATGCCGAAACCGACCCTAACAACCAACTTCTGAACCGGGCGCTGCCTGCAATAGCTCGGCTGGAAGCCTCCCTGGCTTACGAGCGCGAGGCACTGCGTTTGGCCCTCCATTCAGCGACCCTTCTGAATGCTCTTGACGACCTCAGCCGTGCGGTCGCCGACGAGCGCGAGCGGCTGGACGCCATTGATCTTATCGCCCCTCACAGGTGGGACTACGAGGAATTCCACTCCAGGATCATCGGATGGCTTCTAGACCCATCGGCTCACCACCGGCAAGCCGAGTGCTTCATCGCCGCCCTGCTCAAGGCTACAAGGGCTCCACAAGAGATGCTCGATGCGGATTGGAGCGCCGCCCAGGTCTACCGGGAGTGGAAGAACGTCGTAGCAGGAAAGGTGGGCTACCTGGACATCCTGATCCTGAACCAGGACTGCCACAGTCTCATCGCCATCGAGAACAAGACCCGCTCTCAGGAGCACAGCAACCAGCTCACCCGCTACCGCCGCGCTCTGGCCAATGATTATCCTGACTTCACCAGGCATCACATCTTCCTATCCCCCGATGGCTTCCCGCCCAACGAGGAACGAGATCAGAAGCACTGGCAACCGGCAAGCTACTCCGCCATACACAGCGCGATCAAGGGAGTCTTGGAGACAGGTGGCGTCTCGGATCCCGACGCGAAGGCCCTGCACTTCTCTTCTTCCAGCTCCGGTTCGACAACTATAAGGAGCCTCACTTCAAGAACACGCCCTACTTCGATAAGAAGCCATATCTTGATCTAGGACTCTCGAAAGGTAACTCCGAAAACGCCGAGATCCGGAAGATCCTCCTTGATGCCGTCAAGCGATACCCCGATGTCTTCAAACCCACCAGCTATGTCCACACTGACGACTGGATGACCCTTCATGAGGAACCGGACTATATCCTCGAACCGGACGACTATAGTTTAGGCTGGGACGATGGCGCTGCCCGGTGCAAGATCGAAGCTTGGATCGACAAATTCGCCGTCGAGCAGTTTCCCGAAATGAACCGCATCATCGTCGACTGCCTGAGGCGGCATCAAGATACCTGCGCCACTTAAACCATATTCTCATTGGCTGACTCAATAGCAGCAGTGGTCCAGCCCGGCATACTCTGAGACAACACCAGCGTCCTCATTGACGTGATGAACGTACGTTTCGATGGCGTCAAGATCAGCCACCGACTCACCGCCGCAAGGCTGCTCACCATCTACGCACACGAAGATGGCGACGACCCCGACTTCGACCCATACCCCGCAGCACTCAATGATGACTACTTCAAGTCATACACCGGCTGCAAGGACCCCGAATGCGAGGTCCACGGCGAATCCCCCGAGATCGACTTCGACCCCAACGACTTCCACTACTGACCCTCACGGGCCGTCCTTCCTGAATTGCGTCAAGGTGCTACAATCGGGGGCGCACTTTCAGGAAAGAGGTAAAGCCGTTGCCCGTAACCAGACTCGAAATCACCAGCGCAACTCCATTCGCCGGGGGACAGACCTTCGGAGACGTCGGAGCGTACACACACCTCAAGGGCACGGCCCACTTCGCGGTCGATCCGCTCCACGCCAATAACCAGACGATCACCGACCTGGAGTTGGCTCCACGCGACTCCGATGGCCGGGTGCGGTTCTCGTCGGACTTCGAGATGCTCCAACCTGCCGACCCGGACAGGGGACGGGGCAGCATCATCTTCGACGTCGTGAACCGAGGTCGCAAGACCATACTCGGCTTCAACAGCGCGCCAAGGGCGATGGACGCGGGCGCTCCGCTCGAGCCTGGAAACGGGTTCCTGATGCGCGAGGGCTACACCATCGTGTGGTGCGGATGGCAGAACGACGTTCCCGACGACCCGGACCTGATCGGCATGAACGTGCCCCAGGCGCTCAACCCAGACGGCACTCCGATCACCGGCAAGATCCTGCACCAGTTCCAGTGCAACGAGACCACCAACGTCTTCCTGCTGGCCGACCGGACTCACGTTCCGCACCCGCCCGCAGACCCCGACGAGGCCGGGGCGACGCTCATGGTCAAGGACCATCCCAATGAGCCCGCAACCGAGGTGATACCCAGAGACCAGTTCCAGTTCGTGCGTGTCGAGGACGAGCAGATAGAGCCTGACCTCAATCACGTCTACCTGAGAGGCGGGTTCGAGCCCGGTCGCATCTACCAGCTTGTGTACACCAGCGTCGGCAGCGAGATCGTGGGTCTCGGCATGGCGTCGGTGCGCGACATCGTGTCGTTCCTGAAGTACGAGAGCGAAGAGGACGGCAACCCCTGCGCTGGGACTATCGAGCGCGCCCACGCGTTCGGCGCGTCGCAGAGCGGTCGCTTCCTGCGCACGTACATCTACTACAACCTCAACAACGACGAGCAGGGCAGGATGGCGCTCGACGGCATCATCCCACACGTCGCAGGCGGAATGCGCGGAGAGTTCAACCTGCGCTTCGGCCAGCCGTCCAAGGACGTCTGCTATATCATCCCCGAGCTGTTCCCGTTCGCGGACACTGAGCTCACCGACCCGGTGACAGGCAACTCGGGCTCGCTGCTCACGCGGATGGAAGAGAGCGGCAACGTCCCGAAGATCATGTTCACCAACACGTCGGCCGAGTATTGGCGCGGTGACGCCGGGCTGATACACACCGATTTCGAAAACATGCGCGACGCCGAGGAGTCGGGGAACGTGCGACGCTACCACTTCGCTGGCACGATGCACGGGACGGGCACCTTCCCGCCGCAGAGCATCAGGGTCATGGACGGCCTCAAGGGGCAGCTTCCGTACAACGCCGTGGACTACTCTCCCCTGCAACGAGCGCTGCTGACCAACCTCGATAACTGGGTACGGGACGGGGTACCTGCACCGGCCTCCCTGCATCCAAGCCTCGACGACGGCACAGGGGTGGAGTCGTATACGTTGCGCGAGACGTTCGAGCGATTGCCGGGCGTCGATTTTCCTCCGAGAGTCACGCGCGCAATGCGACTGGACTACGGGGACGAAGCGCATCTGGGTCGGACCACCAAGCTGCCCGCCGAGCAGGGTGAGGAGTACCCGTCGGTCGTGTCGGACGTCGATGAAGACGGCAACGAAGTTGGTGGCATACGCCTGCCATCGGTCAGCGTGCCCCTCGCGACGAACACAGGCTGGAACCTGCGTCATCCGGACAACGGCAACCCGGACCTGGTCATTGGCATCACCGGAGGTCTAGCGGGATGGACAGTGCCGTTCCCCAAGACCGAGAGCGACCGCAAAGCGGCAGGCGACCCGCGAGTGTCCATAGAGGACAGATACAGGTCCAGGGACGCCTACGTCGAGCAGGTCAGAACCGCCGCTAGTGAGATGGTCTCAGAGGGGTACCTGCTGGAAGAGGACATCGAGCGCGAGGCCGATATGGCCGCCACCCGCTACGACTTCTGGATGAACGGCGGAGGGGGCTAAGCGCCGACTCGGCAGCAACCCCGACACTCGCATGAATCCTGTCACCAGAAGTATCAGCAGGAATGCCGTCCGGGGGTTGCTGGATGAGCTTGCTGCTGAGGACTGTGCCGTGACGGTGTGCGTGTCGGCGGAGACGCTTGGTGCGCGGGACTACGGCCACCTGCTGCCGGAGTCGGAGCCGGAGAGGTCTCAGGTTGCTGAGGCGCTGGCTGAAGGTGGGTCGAGCGACACCGGCGTCGCCGTGTTCGCCGCGCCGGAGAGGGTTGTGGCGGTCCAGCCTCCGTTTCCGTTGACGGTCGACGTCAGGGCGGCGGGTCTTGAGTCGAAGCCCATCCTGGAGGTGTTCAACTCTGAGCCGGTTGTCGGAATCGTGCTGCTCAGGCTTGGCAGGTACGCCATCGCCGTGCTGCGAGGCAACAAGCTGCTCGCGACCAAGACGGACACGCGATACGTCAAGAACAGGCACCGTAAAGGGGGCAGCTCGCAGCGCAGGTTCGAGCGCAGCCGCGAGCGCCTGGTCAGGGAGTTCTACGACACAACCTGCCGCATGACCCGCACCGTGTTCGAGCCGCACCTGCGGGACATCGACTACGTGATGCTCGGGGGTGAGAGGGGTACGCTCAACGGGTTCGTCAAACGCTGCCGGATGATGCGGGACCTGGAGTCGAAGACGCTGTCGCGCATTCTCCCTGTAGACAGGCCGAACCAGAAGGCGCTGGAGTCGATCTCGTACGAGGTTTGGAAGAGTCGCGTTACGTTCTGGTGACCGGGGCGCGGTCTACCACGCCGTATAGCCTCCGTCGACGGTTAGCGCGGTGCCGGTGACGTGGCGAGCGTCATCCGAGGCGAGGTACAGCGCGACGTTGGCGACCTCGCGCGGCTGACCTAGTCGTCCCATCGGGTGCAGCGAATTTAGCTTCTCGAGCATCTCCGGGTCTGAGGTCAGGCCACTCGTGAGATTGGTCTCGATGAACCCGGGGCAGAGACAGTTCACGCGGATGTTCCTTCGCGCGCTGTCCACGGCGAGGGTCTTGGTGAACTGGACCACGCCGCCCTTGGATGGCGGGTACGGGTTGAAGCCGCCGCCGATTCCGACCGGGTAGCCCACGAGGCCCATGACGGACGCGAGGTTGATGATCGAGCCGCCTCCGGCGCGCTCCATCGCAGGGACGGCGTACCAACTGACCATGTAGGTGCCCTTGAGGTTGACGTCGATCACACGCACCCAAGCCTCCTCGGGAGAGGCGCCCTCCAGGGAGGAGTGACGCGCCGTGAGACCGGCGCTGTTGACCAGCAGGTCGAGCTTACCGAAGCTCTCAACCGCGCTTGCGACCATCTTCTCAGCGTCAGCAGAGGCCGTCACGTCGCCGGTGAGCGAGACTGCCTGACCGCCTGCAGACGTTATCGCATCGACGGTCTCCTGCGCGCTGTCGCGAGTCAGATCGGCAGCTACCACGGCAGCTCCCTCCTCCGCAAACAGGATGGCGGTCGCCCGGCCTATTCCCGAACCCGCGCCTGTGATCAGCGCGACCTTGTCCTTCAGGCGCATACTTCAGAACCTCCGTCGGTCTCAGTGCTAGAATATCAGGCCCGATCCTCACGATGCAGGAGAACCCTCTTGCCTATCGCACGTCCCAAAAGCCTTGCTGAAGATGTTGGAGCACTTGAACGTGTCGTGGTGCTGGGCTCGTCCGGCTCCGGAAAGACCACGTTCGCAGAATATCTCGCGTCGAAGCTGGACGTTACACACGTCGAGTTAGACGCGTACCGTCACGGCCCAAACTGGACCGAGACCCCCGACGACATCTTCAGGAGCCAACTAGCCGAGGCGCTGTCAGACGACCGTTGGGTGGCCGACGGCAACTACAGCGTCGCCAGGGACGTCGTCTGGCCCAGGGCGACAGCGGTCGTCTGGCTCGACTACAAGTTCCCTGTCGTGTTCTGGAGGCTATGGTGGCGCACGATAGGACGCGGCGTGCGAAAGACCGAGCTGTGGAACGGCAACCGGGAGAGCCTCCGCGACCACTTCTTCACGAAGGACTCGCTCTTCCTGTGGATATTCAAGACCCACTGGTCGAGGAGCCGCAGGCTGATTGAGGCTTTCGACCAGCCTGAGTACGGACACCTGCAAGTGCTGCGCTTCCGCTCGCCCGGCCAGACGAAGAGATGGCTGAACTCGGTCGCTCGGTCGCAGTAGGGACGGGTTTGAAACCCGCCCCTACACGTCCATCATCTTGTCGGGAGTCATGAGCTCCATGAACTCGATGCGGTTGCCGGTCGTAAGCTCCCGGACCTGCCCGCCCACGTCATACACCTCGGGCGGGATTGAGTGCCCGCCGCGCATTGGCGACATCAGCGCCTCGTCGGTCCACTCCAGCACCACGACGTTGTTCTCGCCGGGGACCGTGCCGCCGTTGAAGTACACCTTGAACTCGCTGCGCTGGCCGGCGTCGTGGTAGATCTGGGCCTGCTTCTGGACGAGGCTCGCGACCTTTCGCGCTTCTCCGGGCTTGGTGTTGAATATCCTTCTTACCAGGTACATAATTTCGCTCCTAACTGGGTTTTGCTTTAACCCAGACATGATACCTAATTCGGCGATGTGACGGTGGTAAACTACTGAACGCAATGGACCATCCCGCACAGCCACACCTGCATGCCAGTGGAGTTCACAAGAGCTTCGACACCGGCGACGGTCGAATCCACGTCGTAGATGACGTCACGCTCGAAGTTGCACACGGCGAGTTCATCTCGCTGCTCGGACCGAGCGGGTGCGGCAAGTCCACGCTGCTTAGGCTGGTCGCTGGCCTCGTCGAACCAGACTCTGGCATCATCACAATCGACGGAATGACTCCGGAGGCGGCACAGGCAGACAGGGAGATCGGGTATGTCCTACAGGAGCCGGCGCTGCTGCCGTGGAGGACCGTGGCCGCCAACATCCGCCTACCGTTGGACGTGGACCGGCGTCCAAAGTCCCTTCTCCCCTGGTGGGAGAAGGTTAGGATGAGGGGGAGTCGTTCCAACATTTTCACCCTCACCTCAATCCTCTCCCGTCAAGGGAGAGGAGGCCATAATGAGCCGACTCCGGAAAGACGCCCTGAAGTCGACGATTTGCTGACGATGGTGGGACTCGACGGCTTTGCCGACTACTACCCCCACCAGCTATCGGGTGGGATGCAGCAGCGCACTGCTCTGGCTCGGGCAATCGCCGTCGGTGCATCGCTGTTCCTGATGGATGAGCCGTTCGGCGCTCTCGACGAGATCACGCGGGCCTCCATGCGGTAC
The Dehalococcoidia bacterium genome window above contains:
- the rpiB gene encoding ribose 5-phosphate isomerase B; the encoded protein is MRVAIGADHGGYALKDELKGFVESLGHEVVDVGAHELDPADDFPDFTKAVAETVVSTEAHRGIMICGSGVGASVAANKVKGIRASVCHDTYSAHQGVEHDDMNVLCLGARIVGIEVAKELATAFLSAEFDPADRFQRRLDKVLDMESNFS
- a CDS encoding mandelate racemase/muconate lactonizing enzyme family protein; this encodes MKITDVEVIVLEHNWGPPEEGVNREWPLMLVHTDEGISGLGRGGDPAIVRNELAPLLIGQDPRRTAMLWQKMYDHAWRFRGPDRAAFTSIGALDIALWDIVGKASGQPVWRLLGGYTDRVEVYADGIGYVDEDPETVAGLVKKHADEGYSHVKFHLSGYDDDVALEKVRLAREAVGPDVRIMLDAHRMWHGTVAAEMARKFEPYKLYWIEEPVRGDDEPRFYSMVREATSAMVAGGEGDGTLGGARRLITEGGLQLLQTDIIIGGGYTGLLRFAALAHAHHVPIAPHGAQYPDLSSHLVAAVPNGLIIPACPDVEPYEIWSKLYSPRLEINTGVIEMSDRPGLGLDLDWDFVDGHRKES
- a CDS encoding PD-(D/E)XK nuclease family protein encodes the protein MADMTFQDAETDPNNQLLNRALPAIARLEASLAYEREALRLALHSATLLNALDDLSRAVADERERLDAIDLIAPHRWDYEEFHSRIIGWLLDPSAHHRQAECFIAALLKATRAPQEMLDADWSAAQVYREWKNVVAGKVGYLDILILNQDCHSLIAIENKTRSQEHSNQLTRYRRALANDYPDFTRHHIFLSPDGFPPNEERDQKHWQPASYSAIHSAIKGVLETGGVSDPDAKALHFSSSSSGSTTIRSLTSRTRPTSIRSHILI
- a CDS encoding SDR family oxidoreductase; this translates as MRLKDKVALITGAGSGIGRATAILFAEEGAAVVAADLTRDSAQETVDAITSAGGQAVSLTGDVTASADAEKMVASAVESFGKLDLLVNSAGLTARHSSLEGASPEEAWVRVIDVNLKGTYMVSWYAVPAMERAGGGSIINLASVMGLVGYPVGIGGGFNPYPPSKGGVVQFTKTLAVDSARRNIRVNCLCPGFIETNLTSGLTSDPEMLEKLNSLHPMGRLGQPREVANVALYLASDDARHVTGTALTVDGGYTAW
- a CDS encoding adenylate kinase encodes the protein MLGSSGSGKTTFAEYLASKLDVTHVELDAYRHGPNWTETPDDIFRSQLAEALSDDRWVADGNYSVARDVVWPRATAVVWLDYKFPVVFWRLWWRTIGRGVRKTELWNGNRESLRDHFFTKDSLFLWIFKTHWSRSRRLIEAFDQPEYGHLQVLRFRSPGQTKRWLNSVARSQ
- a CDS encoding ABC transporter ATP-binding protein, which codes for MDHPAQPHLHASGVHKSFDTGDGRIHVVDDVTLEVAHGEFISLLGPSGCGKSTLLRLVAGLVEPDSGIITIDGMTPEAAQADREIGYVLQEPALLPWRTVAANIRLPLDVDRRPKSLLPWWEKVRMRGSRSNIFTLTSILSRQGRGGHNEPTPERRPEVDDLLTMVGLDGFADYYPHQLSGGMQQRTALARAIAVGASLFLMDEPFGALDEITRASMRYELLRIWEADRKTVVFVTHSIAEAVALSDRVAVMSARPGRIVSVIDIDLPRPRSSEMEREPDFLAYTSRIHDLLAQRQGI